A genomic region of Melanotaenia boesemani isolate fMelBoe1 chromosome 21, fMelBoe1.pri, whole genome shotgun sequence contains the following coding sequences:
- the dhrs7cb gene encoding dehydrogenase/reductase (SDR family) member 7Cb, which produces MGLPSVMVLPLLIVIAAGVYYIYNEVLQFMSKTQVKNKVVVITDAVSGVGTECAHLFHKGGARLILCGPSWDKLESLYESLTIDADPIETFAPKLVILDFSDMDSMDDVVAEVMECYGYVDVLICNSSMKLKAPVQSVSLELDRNIMDINYFGPSTLAKGVLPSMVTRRSGHIVLVNSIQGRLAVPFRSSYAASKHAAQAFFDCLRAEVEEYGIVVSTISHTFINMSDLPPVEQPAPKPNALAAFIASQLTHGVRPSVLANEIMQTVNRKRKEVVLAHPIPRVALYLRSLFPPFLFAVLAAGVKDSLLAEQMQ; this is translated from the exons ATGGGCCTGCCCTCGGTGATGGTTCTGCCCCTGCTGATAGTCATTGCAGCTGGGGTGTACTACATCTACAACGAAGTCTTACAATTCATGTCCAAGACCcaagtgaaaaacaaagttgtGGTGATCACTGACGCTGTGTCTGGGGTGGGGACTG AGTGCGCTCATCTGTTCCATAAGGGTGGTGCCAGACTGATCCTATGTGGGCCTAGCTGGGATAAACTAGAGTCTCTGTATGAATCTCTGACTATTGATGCTGATCCCATAGAG ACATTTGCCCCGAAGCTGGTGATCCTGGATTTCAGTGATATGGACAGCATGGATGATGTGGTAGCTGAGGTGATGGAGTGTTATGGCTACGTGGATGTGCTGATCTGCAACAGCAGTATGAAGCTGAAAGCTCCCGTTCAAAGTGTCTCTCTGGAATTAGACAGAAACATTATGGATATAAATTACTTTGGCCCAAGCACTCTTGCTAAGG GTGTGCTTCCATCAATGGTGACAAGAAGATCGGGACACATTGTACTGGTTAACAGCATCCAGGGCAGACTGGCAGTCCCATTCAGAAGCTCAT ATGCTGCCTCTAAGCATGCGGCACAGGCTTTCTTCGACTGCCTGAGGGCTGAGGTGGAGGAATATGGGATCGTTGTCAGCACCATTAGTCACACCTTCATAAACATGTCTGACCTGCCACCTGTCGAGCAGCCCGCTCCGAAACCAAACGCCCTGGCTGCAT TTATCGCCAGCCAGCTGACCCATGGCGTGCGCCCGTCAGTCCTGGCCAATGAGATTATGCAAACGGTGaacaggaagaggaaggaggTTGTGCTGGCCCACCCCATCCCCAGGGTGGCCCTCTACCTTCGCTCCCTTTTTCCACCCTTCCTCTTCGCTGTGCTGGCGGCGGGAGTGAAGGACTCGCTGCTGGCTGAGCAGATGCAGTAG